A part of Dehalococcoidia bacterium genomic DNA contains:
- a CDS encoding enoyl-CoA hydratase/isomerase family protein, which translates to MKYQNVLLKLDGRIATITLNRPEKLNAINDGMMRDLIKALEKVRKDYESLVVVIKGAGTSFCAGQDLSGEGTDEVMPPNPREKTYLFDMYAQGLKNQNLWQYIFEYPKITVAQVHGYCLGMGLDLAMHCRAVICTEDAVFGDPSVRMGIASANPLWTFRIGLKKTKEMLLTGKYIDGVEAEKIGLVMKAVPADQMEEVMAVETDGFARSSGIGGWDQQGVFWSSWMSIMQLSGMAAARQMTANVNVMSSIQRPHRTLIDRGGYDFYQVREEKGLKAAIEGRDAPFRKHFPEPKPKARK; encoded by the coding sequence ATGAAATACCAGAACGTACTTCTCAAGCTGGACGGCAGGATAGCGACTATTACCTTGAACCGGCCTGAGAAGCTCAACGCCATCAACGATGGCATGATGCGCGACCTGATCAAGGCCCTGGAGAAGGTACGCAAGGACTACGAGTCTCTCGTAGTAGTGATAAAGGGCGCCGGCACGTCATTCTGCGCAGGACAGGACCTGAGCGGCGAAGGCACCGACGAGGTCATGCCGCCCAATCCACGGGAGAAAACATACCTGTTCGACATGTACGCGCAGGGGCTCAAGAATCAGAACCTGTGGCAGTACATCTTCGAGTACCCTAAGATAACTGTGGCGCAGGTGCACGGCTATTGCCTGGGCATGGGACTGGACCTGGCCATGCACTGCCGCGCCGTAATCTGCACCGAGGATGCCGTCTTCGGCGATCCGTCGGTTCGGATGGGCATCGCGTCGGCGAACCCTCTGTGGACCTTCCGCATCGGACTCAAGAAGACCAAAGAGATGCTGCTTACCGGAAAGTATATCGACGGCGTGGAAGCGGAGAAGATCGGCCTTGTCATGAAGGCCGTTCCCGCCGATCAGATGGAAGAAGTAATGGCTGTTGAGACCGACGGTTTCGCCCGCTCATCAGGCATCGGCGGCTGGGACCAGCAGGGCGTCTTCTGGAGCTCTTGGATGTCCATCATGCAACTGTCCGGAATGGCTGCGGCGCGTCAGATGACCGCCAATGTTAATGTCATGAGCTCGATTCAGCGGCCGCACCGCACACTTATCGACCGCGGCGGCTACGATTTCTACCAGGTGC